Proteins found in one Synechococcus sp. LA31 genomic segment:
- a CDS encoding fatty acid desaturase, with translation MRAALVVPRAPLPRSQKKYKLGTTGFMLAIHVGAVFALLPQYWSWQGLVALAILYWATVLGVTLGLHRLVAHRSFVAPKWVERVLVLMGTLACQSGPIEWVGLHRHHHKFSDQPNDHHDAARGLWWAHSEWMLHDIPAIRELHRFTGDLLQDPFYRWLDRWFLLLQIPLGAALYWYGNAANVHGGGLGLVLWAIPLRLVLVYHVTWLVNSATHAFGYRNFDCPDLSRNCWWVAILSFGEGWHNNHHAHPSSARHGLRWFEFDITWQHIKLLRTLGWAKRIREARYPA, from the coding sequence ATGCGGGCAGCCCTCGTGGTCCCCCGCGCACCACTGCCCCGCAGCCAGAAGAAATACAAGCTGGGCACCACTGGCTTCATGCTCGCCATCCACGTGGGAGCGGTGTTTGCCTTGCTGCCGCAGTACTGGAGCTGGCAGGGCCTCGTGGCGCTGGCGATTCTCTACTGGGCCACCGTGCTGGGGGTGACCCTCGGCCTGCATCGCCTCGTGGCCCACCGCAGCTTCGTCGCTCCCAAATGGGTGGAGCGCGTGCTGGTGCTGATGGGCACCCTGGCCTGCCAGAGCGGCCCGATCGAGTGGGTGGGCCTGCATCGCCACCACCACAAGTTTTCCGACCAACCCAACGACCACCACGACGCGGCCCGCGGCCTCTGGTGGGCCCATAGCGAGTGGATGCTGCACGACATCCCCGCCATCAGGGAACTGCACCGCTTCACTGGCGACCTGCTCCAGGACCCCTTCTATCGCTGGCTCGATCGCTGGTTCCTGCTCCTGCAGATCCCCCTGGGCGCTGCTCTCTATTGGTACGGCAACGCCGCCAACGTGCACGGCGGCGGCCTGGGCCTGGTGCTGTGGGCGATTCCGCTGCGCCTCGTGCTCGTGTATCACGTGACCTGGCTGGTGAACTCCGCCACCCACGCCTTCGGGTATCGCAACTTCGACTGCCCCGACCTCTCACGCAACTGCTGGTGGGTGGCGATCCTCAGCTTCGGCGAGGGCTGGCACAACAACCACCACGCCCACCCTTCCAGCGCCCGCCACGGCCTGCGCTGGTTTGAGTTCGACATCACCTGGCAGCACATCAAGTTGCTGCGAACGCTGGGCTGGGCCAAGCGCATCCGCGAGGCGCGCTACCCCGCCTGA
- a CDS encoding methionine gamma-lyase family protein: MSASHQAWASDQLAAALERTTALARERRAGVKPRLKRVLQAFSAERLGVHHFASVSGYGHGDLGREVLDRVFAQVLQAEAAAVRLQFVSGTHAIAAALYGVLRPGDRLLALTGRPYDTLEEVIGIRGSGQGSLAEFGIAYDELDLLADGGVDEAGIAGALAVPTRMVLIQRSCGYSWRPSLTVEQIGRLVEQVKAIQPDCVVFVDNCYGELVELQEPTAVGADLMAGSLIKNLGGTIAPTGGYVAGRAEWVEQACCRLTAPGIGSEGGTGFDLHRLLFQGLFLAPQMVAEALLCAELAAAVFDGLGYAVKPLVGGLRSDVIQAVRFGAPEPLKAVCRAFQACSPVGSYLDPVPAPMPGYASELVMAGGTFIDGSTSEFSADGPLREPYVLYAQGGTTTAHAELALEQALLALADGGWCGPA; the protein is encoded by the coding sequence ATGAGCGCATCCCATCAGGCCTGGGCTTCCGATCAGCTGGCTGCCGCGCTCGAGCGCACCACCGCCCTGGCTCGTGAGCGCCGGGCCGGGGTGAAGCCTCGGCTGAAGCGGGTGCTGCAGGCCTTCAGTGCCGAGAGGCTGGGGGTGCATCACTTCGCCTCGGTGAGTGGCTACGGCCACGGTGATCTGGGCCGGGAGGTGCTGGATCGGGTGTTCGCCCAGGTGTTGCAGGCGGAGGCGGCTGCCGTGCGGCTGCAATTTGTCAGCGGAACCCATGCCATCGCTGCCGCGCTGTACGGGGTGCTGCGCCCCGGAGATCGCCTATTGGCTCTCACTGGTCGCCCTTACGACACGCTCGAGGAGGTGATCGGCATCCGTGGCAGCGGCCAGGGCTCGCTGGCGGAGTTCGGCATCGCCTACGACGAGCTCGATCTGCTGGCGGATGGTGGTGTGGATGAAGCGGGCATCGCCGGCGCCCTGGCTGTGCCGACCCGCATGGTGCTCATCCAGCGCAGCTGCGGCTACAGCTGGCGCCCCTCGCTCACCGTGGAGCAGATCGGTCGGCTGGTGGAGCAGGTGAAGGCGATTCAGCCCGACTGTGTGGTGTTTGTGGACAACTGCTACGGCGAGCTGGTGGAGCTGCAGGAGCCCACAGCTGTGGGTGCAGATCTGATGGCGGGCTCACTGATCAAAAACCTTGGCGGCACCATCGCCCCTACCGGCGGCTACGTGGCTGGCCGTGCCGAATGGGTGGAGCAGGCCTGCTGCCGGCTCACGGCGCCGGGTATCGGCAGTGAGGGGGGCACGGGATTTGATCTGCACCGGCTGCTGTTTCAGGGGTTGTTCCTGGCGCCGCAGATGGTGGCGGAAGCCTTGCTGTGCGCGGAGCTCGCCGCGGCTGTGTTCGACGGCCTCGGTTACGCGGTGAAGCCCTTGGTGGGCGGCTTGCGCAGTGATGTGATCCAGGCGGTGCGTTTCGGGGCACCGGAACCGCTCAAGGCGGTGTGCCGTGCGTTTCAGGCCTGTTCGCCTGTGGGCAGCTACCTCGATCCGGTGCCGGCCCCGATGCCCGGCTACGCCAGTGAGCTGGTGATGGCAGGCGGCACCTTCATCGATGGCAGCACCAGTGAGTTCTCAGCCGATGGCCCGCTGCGCGAGCCCTACGTGCTCTACGCCCAGGGAGGCACCACCACAGCCCACGCAGAGCTGGCCCTGGAGCAGGCGTTGCTGGCGCTGGCGGACGGCGGGTGGTGCGGGCCTGCCTAG
- the gcvH gene encoding glycine cleavage system protein GcvH, which translates to MALSYPDDCRYADSHEYVRAEGELVRIGISAFAVDQLGDIVFVELPEVGAALGQGSSFGSVESVKAVEEVIAPISGTIEVRNEAVLASPEELQNDPYGEGWLLLVRPSDPAQLDGLMDAATYSAKVDGH; encoded by the coding sequence ATGGCCCTCAGCTATCCCGACGACTGCCGTTATGCCGACAGCCACGAATACGTGCGAGCCGAAGGCGAACTGGTCCGCATCGGCATCAGCGCCTTCGCTGTGGATCAGCTGGGCGACATTGTGTTTGTGGAGCTGCCTGAGGTGGGGGCAGCCCTAGGCCAGGGCAGCAGCTTCGGTTCGGTGGAATCGGTGAAGGCGGTGGAGGAGGTGATCGCTCCGATCAGCGGCACGATCGAAGTGCGCAACGAAGCCGTGCTCGCTAGCCCCGAGGAGTTGCAAAACGATCCCTATGGCGAAGGTTGGTTGCTGCTGGTGCGGCCCAGCGATCCTGCCCAGCTGGACGGTCTGATGGATGCCGCCACCTACAGCGCCAAGGTGGATGGCCACTGA